A single region of the Candidatus Desulfatibia profunda genome encodes:
- a CDS encoding nucleotidyltransferase family protein, protein MKDLNEIREIIKQHRNILADKYGVAVVGIFGSYVRGEQEQRSDIDLLADILRPISLLEMVGAEIYLSEVLGLKVDLVPKRSVREELRDNILEEAVSI, encoded by the coding sequence ATGAAAGATCTTAATGAAATCAGGGAAATCATAAAACAACACCGCAACATTCTAGCGGATAAATATGGCGTCGCTGTTGTAGGCATCTTCGGATCTTATGTAAGGGGTGAACAAGAGCAGAGGAGCGATATTGATCTTTTGGCGGATATTTTGCGGCCCATCAGCTTGCTTGAGATGGTAGGCGCTGAAATTTACCTGAGCGAAGTTCTGGGATTAAAAGTGGATCTGGTTCCGAAGCGCAGTGTGCGGGAAGAATTGCGAGATAACATTCTTGAAGAGGCGGTAAGCATATGA